The following proteins are encoded in a genomic region of Geoalkalibacter sp.:
- a CDS encoding J domain-containing protein, which yields MSAAIQEAEILKACRTLFGTEIWLDRHFLFYLQREGAKAAFRKRAKETHPDRFPGEPQVQRRQSEQFQAVSRAYDLISSFLTTRDRGLWPPRVKPAATTPQGRPAAKSSGPLLQRSYPLGLFLYTQGLISYRTLIEALVWQRRQRPSIGETAQRWGWLNETAIRTILNQRGNRRFGEKAVDLGLLTPFQVRTLLFYQRSRHQRLGQYFVQKGLLSPADLDELVRQLEAHNSRVRAQRREAPAF from the coding sequence TTGTCCGCCGCCATCCAGGAAGCCGAAATTCTCAAGGCCTGCCGCACGCTGTTCGGCACCGAGATCTGGCTTGATCGCCATTTCCTGTTCTATCTCCAGCGCGAGGGGGCCAAGGCCGCCTTTCGCAAGCGCGCCAAGGAAACCCACCCGGATCGCTTCCCCGGCGAGCCCCAGGTGCAACGGCGGCAGTCCGAGCAATTTCAGGCGGTCAGTCGCGCCTACGATCTGATCAGCAGCTTTCTCACCACCCGCGACCGCGGGCTCTGGCCGCCGCGCGTCAAACCGGCCGCGACGACGCCCCAGGGCAGACCCGCCGCGAAAAGCTCCGGGCCGCTGCTGCAGCGCAGCTACCCCCTGGGACTCTTTCTTTATACCCAAGGATTGATTTCCTACCGCACCCTCATCGAAGCCCTGGTCTGGCAGCGCCGCCAGCGCCCCAGCATCGGCGAAACGGCGCAGCGTTGGGGCTGGCTCAACGAGACGGCCATCCGCACGATTCTCAACCAGCGCGGCAATCGGCGCTTCGGCGAAAAGGCGGTGGACCTCGGCCTGCTGACCCCTTTTCAGGTGCGCACCCTGCTCTTCTACCAGCGCAGCCGCCACCAGCGCCTGGGGCAGTATTTCGTGCAGAAGGGACTGCTCTCGCCCGCCGATCTCGACGAACTGGTGCGTCAGCTCGAGGCGCACAACAGCCGCGTGCGCGCCCAGCGCCGGGAAGCCCCGGCTTTTTAG
- the serB gene encoding phosphoserine phosphatase SerB, whose product MNQPMILITMTGPDRPGIIAAMTGQIAEAGARIRDIEQTVTHTLLSLSVVIDFPTGESNQKPLIKDLLFLAKEWGLDLDFQVLDEQDYRRRTGRNSYVLTIMGGEVNARALAQISRILAEDRVNIERISKLTQGQLRCVELLINVPLALDVRALNRRLLSAGSDLGVDVAVQKESLHRRAKRLVVMDMDSTLIQIEVIDELARLAGVGAQVAQITHRAMNGELDFQGALRERVALLKGLPAAALEEVYRTIPFTPGAKTLVRILKRLGFRTAVISGGFTFFTDRLKDELGLDYAFANGLEIVDGQVTGQVNGPIVDGARKAELLEEIARREGIALDQTIAIGDGANDLPMLGRAGLGIAFNAKARVREEADTHINQQSLDSILYLLGLSEWEMAELDA is encoded by the coding sequence ATGAACCAGCCCATGATTCTCATCACCATGACCGGCCCCGACCGGCCCGGCATCATCGCCGCCATGACCGGCCAGATTGCCGAGGCCGGCGCGCGCATTCGCGACATCGAGCAGACGGTGACGCACACCCTGCTGTCCCTGTCGGTGGTGATCGATTTTCCCACCGGCGAGAGCAACCAGAAGCCGCTGATCAAGGATCTGCTGTTTCTCGCCAAGGAGTGGGGTCTCGATCTCGACTTCCAGGTGCTCGACGAGCAGGATTACCGGCGTCGCACGGGGCGCAACTCCTACGTGCTGACCATCATGGGCGGCGAGGTCAACGCCCGCGCCCTGGCCCAGATTTCGCGGATTCTCGCCGAGGACCGGGTCAATATCGAACGCATCTCCAAGCTCACCCAGGGGCAGTTGCGCTGTGTCGAACTGCTCATCAACGTGCCTCTCGCCCTTGATGTGCGCGCCCTGAACCGCAGGCTGCTCAGCGCCGGCTCCGATCTCGGCGTGGATGTCGCCGTGCAGAAGGAAAGCCTGCACCGGCGCGCCAAGCGCCTGGTGGTCATGGACATGGATTCGACCCTGATCCAGATCGAGGTCATCGACGAACTGGCGCGCCTGGCGGGCGTCGGCGCCCAGGTGGCGCAGATCACCCACCGCGCCATGAACGGCGAACTCGACTTCCAGGGCGCTTTGCGCGAGCGCGTGGCGCTGCTCAAGGGGCTGCCGGCCGCCGCCCTGGAAGAGGTCTACCGCACCATCCCCTTCACTCCCGGCGCCAAGACCCTGGTGCGCATCCTCAAGCGCCTCGGTTTTCGCACGGCGGTCATCTCCGGCGGCTTCACCTTTTTCACCGACCGCCTCAAGGACGAGTTGGGCCTCGATTATGCTTTCGCCAACGGCCTGGAGATCGTCGACGGCCAGGTGACGGGGCAGGTGAACGGGCCCATCGTCGATGGCGCGCGCAAGGCCGAACTGCTCGAGGAAATCGCGCGGCGCGAGGGCATCGCCCTGGATCAGACCATCGCCATCGGCGACGGCGCCAATGATCTGCCCATGCTCGGCCGCGCCGGACTGGGCATCGCCTTCAACGCCAAGGCGCGGGTGCGCGAAGAGGCCGACACCCACATCAATCAGCAAAGCCTCGACTCCATCCTCTACCTGCTTGGCCTTTCCGAGTGGGAAATGGCCGAGCTCGACGCATGA
- the clpS gene encoding ATP-dependent Clp protease adapter ClpS: MARKSTGEQTGVASQARAKTRQPPLFKVLMHNDDYTTMDFVVSMLESVFHKSAAEANRIMLNIHYRGLGVCGVYPFDIAETKVMKVHAQARAAGHPLRCSIEEA, encoded by the coding sequence GTGGCGAGAAAGTCAACGGGGGAGCAGACCGGAGTCGCTTCCCAGGCGCGGGCCAAAACACGGCAGCCCCCCTTGTTCAAGGTTTTGATGCATAATGATGATTACACCACCATGGATTTTGTGGTGAGCATGCTGGAGAGCGTGTTCCACAAGTCCGCGGCGGAGGCCAATCGCATCATGCTCAACATTCATTACCGGGGGCTGGGGGTCTGCGGCGTCTACCCCTTCGACATCGCCGAAACCAAGGTGATGAAGGTGCACGCCCAGGCCCGCGCGGCGGGGCATCCGCTCAGATGCAGTATCGAAGAGGCCTGA
- the sfsA gene encoding DNA/RNA nuclease SfsA, which translates to MKLPEPLLEGVLVRRYQRFLTEVRLADGSLVTAHTPNTGSMKQCAVPGHRVLISRSANPARKLAYTLELIEVGGHWVDTHTQRSNRVVEEGLRDGLVEELPGFRVRREYPFGASRMDFLLENDREKVLLEVKNVTLCCEPRRACFPDAVTLRGQKHLLELRAALAQGYRAVILFLVQRGEAQAFSPADAIDPVYGRLLREVCAAGVEALAYRTRVTTRENRIGERLPVEL; encoded by the coding sequence ATGAAACTGCCCGAGCCGCTGCTCGAAGGCGTGTTGGTGCGCCGCTACCAGCGCTTTCTCACCGAAGTGCGCCTGGCCGACGGCAGCCTGGTGACGGCGCACACGCCCAATACCGGCAGCATGAAGCAGTGCGCGGTACCCGGCCATCGCGTGCTCATTTCGCGCAGCGCCAACCCGGCGCGCAAGCTCGCCTACACCCTGGAGCTCATCGAGGTCGGCGGCCACTGGGTCGATACCCACACCCAGCGCAGCAACCGCGTGGTCGAGGAAGGCCTGCGCGACGGCCTCGTCGAGGAGCTGCCGGGCTTTCGCGTGCGTCGCGAATATCCCTTCGGCGCAAGCCGCATGGATTTTCTGCTGGAAAATGACCGGGAAAAGGTGCTGCTCGAAGTGAAAAACGTCACCCTGTGCTGTGAGCCCCGGAGGGCCTGCTTCCCCGACGCCGTGACGCTGCGCGGCCAGAAACATCTATTGGAGCTGCGCGCCGCGCTGGCGCAGGGCTATCGCGCCGTCATCCTTTTTCTCGTGCAGCGTGGCGAGGCGCAAGCCTTTTCGCCCGCCGACGCCATCGACCCCGTCTATGGCCGGCTGCTGCGCGAGGTCTGCGCGGCCGGCGTCGAGGCCCTGGCTTATCGCACCCGGGTCACGACCCGCGAAAATCGGATCGGCGAGCGATTGCCCGTCGAGCTATAG
- the rdgC gene encoding recombination-associated protein RdgC, whose protein sequence is MGILANTVSFRQYQVLGDPPAGDPGEWAGPLLAKNAFVPIDSGSEEISSGWVCLDDPQNGSFAERRDFFRPPSLAFTLRRDQRRVPAALLRRHLQKAEEEFLAAHPGLHRVPKDKREELRDTVKGALLARTLPTPSFFDAVWDLERGLLTFTGTSPNIAEIFEGLFRQTFEGLRLVVLHPFARARALLPAKLQPLLEEQNRAATDAVLEQIQENTWLGADFLHWLLAHSVAGRNSFRVRRAGPALMDEAFVAFLDNRLVLAAGPQRVTVAGPQDHYSEARIALDAGKEIAEAGIFMEKGEDAWKTTLKAETFLFGSFKAPGVKPEKDGITDEKSEREAIFYERMHVLAEGLQLFDSLLLAFLEERLAADWPKRREQLQRLLGFEEQ, encoded by the coding sequence ATGGGCATCCTTGCCAATACCGTCAGTTTCCGCCAATACCAGGTGCTGGGCGATCCGCCCGCGGGCGATCCCGGAGAATGGGCCGGGCCGCTGCTGGCGAAAAACGCCTTTGTGCCCATCGACAGCGGCAGCGAGGAAATCTCCTCGGGCTGGGTCTGCCTCGACGACCCGCAGAACGGGTCGTTCGCCGAGCGGCGCGACTTTTTCCGTCCGCCCAGCCTCGCCTTCACCCTGCGCCGCGATCAGCGCCGTGTGCCCGCCGCGCTGCTGCGCCGTCATCTGCAAAAAGCCGAGGAGGAATTTCTCGCCGCCCATCCCGGTCTGCATCGCGTGCCCAAGGACAAGCGCGAGGAATTGCGCGACACCGTCAAGGGCGCCCTGCTCGCCCGCACCCTGCCCACGCCGAGCTTCTTTGATGCCGTCTGGGATCTGGAACGCGGCCTGCTCACCTTCACCGGCACATCCCCCAACATCGCCGAAATTTTCGAGGGGCTGTTCCGCCAAACCTTCGAGGGTCTGCGGCTGGTGGTCCTGCACCCCTTCGCGCGGGCCCGCGCCCTGCTTCCCGCGAAGCTTCAGCCTTTGCTGGAGGAACAAAACCGCGCCGCCACCGATGCCGTGCTCGAACAGATCCAGGAAAACACCTGGCTCGGCGCCGACTTTCTCCACTGGCTACTGGCCCACTCCGTCGCAGGACGCAACAGCTTCCGCGTGCGCCGCGCGGGCCCTGCGCTGATGGATGAAGCCTTCGTCGCCTTTCTCGACAATCGCCTGGTGCTCGCCGCCGGCCCCCAGCGCGTGACCGTCGCCGGCCCCCAGGATCATTACAGCGAGGCGCGCATCGCCCTGGACGCCGGCAAGGAGATTGCCGAAGCCGGCATTTTCATGGAAAAGGGCGAGGATGCCTGGAAGACCACGCTCAAGGCCGAAACCTTTCTGTTTGGCTCCTTCAAGGCGCCGGGCGTCAAGCCGGAAAAAGACGGGATCACCGACGAAAAGAGCGAGCGGGAGGCCATTTTTTACGAGCGCATGCATGTGCTCGCCGAAGGGCTGCAACTCTTCGACAGCCTGTTGCTCGCTTTTCTGGAAGAGCGCCTGGCGGCCGACTGGCCGAAGCGCCGTGAGCAATTGCAGCGACTGCTGGGTTTCGAGGAACAGTAA
- a CDS encoding OmpA family protein — MTRSALGHLLLTSLACLLMLVGCGAPPPKIDPIPLTNNPSEQIELLAADLTTARVNEMHVFAPDSFAAATAALESARAGMAQGWSVAEVLHRVALGRAYLERGKDRSKVVQTMLAMPLEARSLAQKAGAVKFGPDYLALEDRMLQLNRAVENERIDWALRRSNALTEDFRAIELRAIKHEALGEARDLMQQARALKADTFAAQSLQRAARALDEAENYITDNRYETEQIRKKSAHATFEARRLLNLTQHSRSVREMPPEQIVLWIEELLREPAERFLGTDWRDQSFPEQSKTLAKAIEQLQAGQEAQRFQIEAAQQQIESLEGQTREEQAAKELYIWEQRAAKEKLERERQLQQLFREVQSSFTADEAEVYKQGNHVILRLRSIHFPVGQAVIQPSNYPVLGKVRQAIQKFGEPAVTIEGHTDSTGSDETNARLSQQRAEAVRHFFVANGTLPAEKILAVGYGSRRPLSPNTTPEGRAINRRIDVIISPQMHNGN; from the coding sequence ATGACCCGTTCAGCCTTGGGGCATTTGCTCCTGACCAGCCTTGCGTGCCTGCTGATGCTCGTCGGCTGCGGCGCGCCGCCGCCGAAAATCGACCCCATTCCCCTGACCAACAATCCCAGCGAACAGATCGAACTGCTGGCCGCCGACCTGACGACCGCCCGGGTCAACGAAATGCATGTGTTCGCCCCCGACTCCTTCGCCGCCGCCACCGCGGCCCTGGAGTCCGCCCGCGCGGGAATGGCGCAGGGGTGGAGCGTGGCCGAGGTTCTGCATCGCGTGGCCCTGGGTCGCGCCTATCTCGAGCGGGGCAAGGATCGCTCCAAGGTCGTGCAGACCATGCTGGCCATGCCCCTGGAGGCACGCAGCCTGGCGCAGAAAGCGGGCGCGGTGAAATTCGGTCCGGACTATCTCGCCCTTGAGGATCGCATGCTGCAGCTCAACCGCGCCGTGGAGAACGAGCGCATCGACTGGGCGCTGCGTCGCAGCAATGCCCTGACCGAGGATTTCCGCGCCATTGAACTGCGCGCCATCAAACACGAGGCCTTGGGCGAGGCGCGTGATCTCATGCAGCAGGCGCGCGCCCTCAAGGCCGACACCTTCGCCGCTCAATCCTTGCAGCGCGCCGCGCGCGCCCTCGACGAGGCGGAAAACTACATTACCGACAATCGTTATGAAACCGAGCAGATCCGCAAGAAATCGGCCCACGCCACCTTCGAGGCCCGCCGCCTGCTGAACCTGACCCAGCACAGCCGCAGCGTGCGCGAAATGCCGCCCGAGCAGATCGTGCTGTGGATCGAGGAGCTTCTGCGCGAGCCCGCCGAGCGTTTCCTGGGAACCGATTGGCGCGACCAGTCCTTTCCCGAGCAGTCCAAAACCCTGGCCAAGGCCATCGAGCAGTTGCAGGCGGGCCAGGAAGCGCAGCGCTTTCAGATCGAGGCGGCGCAGCAGCAGATCGAATCCCTGGAAGGCCAGACCCGCGAGGAACAGGCGGCCAAGGAGCTCTACATCTGGGAACAACGTGCCGCCAAGGAAAAACTCGAACGCGAACGCCAGTTGCAGCAGCTCTTCCGTGAGGTTCAGTCCTCCTTCACCGCCGACGAAGCCGAGGTCTACAAGCAGGGCAATCACGTCATCCTGCGCCTGCGCAGCATTCACTTTCCCGTCGGTCAGGCCGTCATTCAACCGTCCAACTACCCGGTGCTGGGCAAGGTGCGCCAGGCCATCCAGAAGTTCGGCGAACCGGCCGTGACCATCGAGGGGCACACGGACAGCACCGGTTCCGACGAAACCAACGCGCGCCTCTCCCAGCAGCGCGCCGAGGCCGTGCGGCACTTTTTCGTCGCCAACGGCACCTTGCCGGCGGAAAAAATCCTGGCCGTCGGCTATGGATCACGCCGACCGCTGTCGCCGAACACCACGCCCGAGGGACGCGCCATCAATCGTCGGATCGACGTGATCATCAGCCCGCAAATGCACAATGGTAACTGA
- a CDS encoding desulfoferrodoxin FeS4 iron-binding domain-containing protein, which translates to MGNEGKKYKCEICGNLVQLLEDGGGQLVCCGEPMDEVGE; encoded by the coding sequence ATGGGCAACGAAGGCAAGAAGTACAAATGTGAAATCTGCGGCAATCTGGTGCAGCTTCTGGAAGATGGCGGCGGACAGTTGGTGTGCTGCGGCGAGCCCATGGACGAAGTGGGCGAGTAG
- the clpA gene encoding ATP-dependent Clp protease ATP-binding subunit ClpA gives MFNQDVQIAFSLAVREAQRRHHEYLTTEHILFAILFEEEGQKIIRGCGGDVDELKSMLEDFFAHQVETLPGEDEFIPEQTIGLQRLLQRTVVHMHSSGKKEIGLGDILAAILEEQNSHAAAYLEAQGVSRLDLLNFISHGVSKFPQPEKSAPTEREEAPAKSAPARDPLSAFTVDLVERARQGKIDPLIGRALELERTIQVLCRRRKNNPIYVGDSGVGKTAIAEGLARRIFEGAVPAMLKDFRVYALDMGALLAGTKFRGDFEERLKAVINAMAKIPKAALFIDEIHTIVGAGATSGSSMDASNILKPVLASGDLRCIGSTTFEEYKNLFDKDRALSRRFQKIDILEPTVDETIDILHGLKRYYADYHGVTYTDEAIEAAARLAAKHINYRHLPDKAIDVIDEVGAALKLQPQLKQTVTVAEVEATVAKIARIPARNVSTSDRRRLKTLERDLKGVVFGQDEAIDTLSRAIRRARAGLGHPDKPVGSFLFTGPTGVGKTEVAKQLAAQLGVEFLRFDMSEYMEKHSVSRLIGAPPGYVGFDQGGLLTDAVVKNPYAVLLLDEIEKAHPDLFNILLQVMDHGSLTDNNGKKADFRNVVLIMTSNVGAREMSANPIGFGERPTGTPRQAVEKHFSPEFRNRLDATIAFRALDLPIIEKVVEKFVGELQERLGERNVKLTLSPKARTHLARRGYDPVFGARPLGRLIQSEISDVIADEILFGRLSKGGRLSIGLKDERLTFSYSS, from the coding sequence ATGTTCAATCAGGATGTACAGATCGCTTTCAGTCTGGCGGTGCGCGAGGCGCAGCGGCGTCATCACGAGTATCTGACCACCGAGCATATTCTGTTCGCGATTCTGTTCGAGGAGGAAGGACAGAAAATCATCCGCGGCTGCGGCGGCGATGTGGACGAGCTCAAGAGCATGCTCGAGGACTTCTTCGCTCATCAGGTCGAGACTCTTCCCGGCGAGGATGAATTCATCCCCGAGCAGACCATCGGTCTGCAGCGCCTGTTGCAGCGCACCGTGGTGCACATGCATTCCTCGGGCAAGAAGGAAATCGGCCTGGGCGATATCCTCGCCGCGATCCTCGAAGAGCAGAATTCCCATGCCGCGGCTTATCTGGAAGCCCAGGGCGTGTCGCGGCTCGATCTGCTCAATTTCATTTCGCACGGCGTGTCCAAATTCCCGCAGCCGGAAAAAAGCGCGCCCACCGAGCGCGAGGAAGCGCCGGCCAAGAGCGCTCCGGCGCGCGACCCCCTGAGCGCCTTCACCGTCGATCTGGTGGAGCGCGCCCGTCAGGGCAAGATCGATCCCCTGATCGGCCGCGCGCTGGAACTCGAACGCACCATCCAGGTACTGTGCCGGCGGCGCAAGAACAATCCCATCTACGTCGGTGATTCGGGGGTGGGCAAGACCGCCATCGCCGAGGGTTTGGCGCGGCGCATCTTCGAGGGTGCCGTGCCCGCGATGCTCAAGGATTTCAGGGTCTACGCCCTCGACATGGGGGCGCTTCTGGCGGGCACCAAATTTCGCGGCGATTTCGAGGAGCGGCTCAAGGCGGTGATCAACGCCATGGCGAAAATCCCCAAGGCGGCGCTGTTCATCGACGAGATCCACACCATCGTCGGCGCGGGCGCCACCAGCGGCAGTTCCATGGATGCCTCCAACATCCTCAAGCCGGTGCTGGCGTCAGGCGATCTGCGCTGCATCGGTTCGACCACCTTCGAGGAGTACAAGAATCTCTTCGACAAGGATCGCGCCCTCTCCAGACGCTTCCAGAAGATCGACATCCTTGAGCCCACGGTGGATGAAACCATCGACATCCTGCATGGGCTCAAGCGCTACTATGCGGACTATCACGGCGTCACCTACACCGACGAGGCCATCGAGGCGGCGGCGCGGCTGGCGGCCAAGCACATCAACTATCGTCATCTGCCCGACAAGGCCATCGACGTCATCGACGAGGTGGGCGCGGCGCTCAAGCTGCAGCCCCAGCTCAAGCAGACGGTGACGGTGGCCGAGGTGGAGGCGACGGTGGCCAAGATCGCGCGCATTCCGGCACGCAATGTCTCGACATCCGATCGGCGCCGCCTCAAGACCCTGGAGCGCGACCTCAAGGGCGTGGTGTTCGGCCAGGACGAGGCCATCGACACCCTGAGCCGCGCTATCCGCCGGGCGCGCGCCGGCCTCGGTCATCCGGACAAACCCGTCGGCTCCTTTCTCTTCACCGGCCCCACCGGGGTGGGCAAGACCGAGGTCGCCAAGCAACTCGCGGCGCAACTGGGCGTTGAATTCCTGCGCTTCGACATGAGCGAGTACATGGAGAAGCACTCCGTGTCGCGGCTGATCGGCGCCCCGCCCGGCTACGTGGGCTTCGATCAGGGCGGCCTGCTCACCGACGCGGTGGTGAAAAATCCCTACGCGGTGCTGCTCCTCGATGAAATCGAAAAAGCCCATCCCGATCTGTTCAATATCCTGCTGCAGGTCATGGATCACGGCAGTCTCACCGACAACAACGGCAAGAAGGCCGATTTTCGCAACGTCGTACTGATCATGACCAGCAACGTCGGCGCCCGCGAGATGAGCGCCAATCCCATCGGTTTCGGCGAGCGGCCCACGGGCACGCCGCGCCAGGCGGTGGAGAAGCATTTCTCGCCCGAATTCCGCAACCGCCTGGATGCGACCATCGCCTTTCGCGCCCTGGATCTGCCGATCATCGAGAAGGTGGTGGAGAAGTTCGTCGGTGAATTGCAGGAACGCCTCGGCGAGCGCAACGTCAAGCTGACGCTCTCACCCAAGGCCCGCACCCATCTGGCGCGGCGCGGCTATGATCCGGTGTTCGGCGCGCGGCCCCTGGGGCGGCTGATCCAGAGCGAGATCAGTGATGTCATCGCCGACGAGATTCTCTTCGGGCGCCTGAGCAAGGGGGGACGGCTGAGCATCGGCCTCAAGGACGAGCGGCTGACCTTCAGTTATTCCTCGTAA
- a CDS encoding YqaA family protein, with amino-acid sequence MENLLADLAREHALGALFLTAFLAATLLPLGSEWLLALLILQGQPALSAVLVAGAGNTLGAATNYLIGWGGERWWRHRPHPPRQLARLERAQTLMGRYGGWALLFSWLPVVGDPLCVVAGALRFPLLPFVLIVAVGKLGRYAFLAWATQQAAGLW; translated from the coding sequence ATGGAAAACCTGCTGGCCGATCTGGCGCGGGAGCATGCCCTCGGCGCCCTGTTCCTGACCGCCTTTCTCGCCGCGACCCTGCTGCCCTTGGGCTCGGAATGGCTGCTGGCGCTGCTCATCCTGCAAGGCCAGCCCGCCTTGAGCGCGGTCCTGGTGGCCGGCGCCGGCAACACCCTGGGCGCGGCCACCAATTACCTCATCGGCTGGGGCGGCGAACGCTGGTGGCGTCATCGTCCCCATCCGCCCCGGCAACTGGCGCGCCTGGAGCGCGCGCAAACCCTGATGGGCCGCTACGGCGGCTGGGCGCTCTTGTTTTCCTGGCTGCCCGTGGTCGGCGATCCGCTCTGCGTGGTCGCGGGCGCCCTGCGCTTTCCCCTGCTCCCCTTCGTGCTCATCGTCGCCGTCGGCAAGCTGGGCCGCTACGCCTTTCTCGCCTGGGCCACCCAACAGGCGGCGGGCCTGTGGTAG
- a CDS encoding family 1 encapsulin nanocompartment shell protein, which produces MDLLRRELAPITPKAWAEIDAMAREALVANLSARKFVDVDGPHGIDHACVNLGRLEVPAGQKPDAVRFGVHQMLPLVEARVSFVLKQWELDNIDRGAKDFQLDALVEAARKIAGFEEQAVFAGFDAGCIKGLHSQVPQPLVPLELDMDALVDAVSEGQARLLRDGVEGPAHLVVSPEVWKFLARSTPGGTLRSLVEKQLGGAVIYSNAVQGALLAAARGGDLELTLGQDFAIGYHHHTADEIYLFMTESFTFRVITPEALVGYEVKKKAKK; this is translated from the coding sequence ATGGATCTGCTCAGACGTGAACTTGCCCCCATCACCCCCAAAGCCTGGGCCGAAATCGACGCCATGGCCCGCGAAGCGCTGGTCGCCAATCTCTCCGCGCGCAAGTTCGTCGATGTCGACGGTCCCCACGGCATCGACCATGCCTGCGTCAACCTCGGGCGACTGGAGGTGCCCGCCGGACAGAAGCCCGACGCGGTGCGCTTCGGCGTGCATCAGATGCTGCCGCTGGTGGAAGCGCGGGTGAGCTTTGTGCTCAAGCAGTGGGAATTGGACAACATCGATCGCGGCGCCAAGGATTTTCAGCTCGACGCCCTGGTGGAAGCGGCACGTAAAATTGCAGGATTCGAGGAGCAGGCGGTCTTCGCGGGCTTCGACGCCGGTTGCATCAAGGGCCTGCACAGCCAGGTGCCGCAACCCCTGGTGCCCCTGGAACTTGACATGGACGCCCTGGTCGACGCGGTATCCGAAGGCCAGGCGCGCCTGCTGCGCGACGGCGTGGAAGGCCCGGCCCATCTGGTGGTGAGCCCCGAGGTGTGGAAGTTTCTTGCCCGCAGCACTCCCGGCGGCACCCTGCGCAGTTTGGTGGAAAAACAGCTGGGCGGCGCCGTCATCTATTCCAACGCGGTGCAGGGCGCCCTGCTCGCCGCAGCGCGCGGCGGCGATCTGGAGTTGACCCTGGGCCAGGATTTCGCCATCGGCTACCATCATCACACCGCCGACGAAATCTATCTCTTCATGACCGAATCCTTCACGTTCCGCGTGATCACTCCCGAGGCCCTGGTGGGCTACGAGGTGAAGAAGAAGGCGAAAAAGTAG
- the aat gene encoding leucyl/phenylalanyl-tRNA--protein transferase: MPVYQLIAEAIFPPVELAEEGGLLAVGGDLRPERLLLAYSMGIFPWFNDRDPILWWSPDPRFILEFDDLHVSRSLAKVLRQEVFSVSFDRAFVEVLAACGAARREAEGTWITPEMAQAYTRLHELGYAHSVEVWQAGRLVGGLYGVCLGRCFFGESMFHQAANASKVALVALVRRLKERDFELLDCQMPSDHLRSLGGREISREEFLRRLRRGGVMPSTHPLPGDFA, encoded by the coding sequence GTGCCTGTCTATCAACTGATTGCCGAGGCCATATTCCCCCCCGTCGAACTGGCCGAGGAGGGCGGGCTGCTCGCCGTGGGCGGCGATCTGCGCCCCGAGCGCCTGCTCCTTGCCTACTCCATGGGCATTTTCCCCTGGTTCAACGATCGGGATCCGATTCTCTGGTGGTCGCCCGATCCGCGCTTCATTCTTGAATTCGATGATCTGCATGTTTCGCGCAGTCTCGCCAAGGTGTTGCGCCAGGAGGTTTTTTCCGTGAGCTTCGACCGGGCCTTCGTCGAGGTCCTGGCCGCCTGCGGCGCGGCGCGACGTGAGGCGGAAGGGACCTGGATCACCCCGGAGATGGCGCAGGCCTACACGCGACTGCATGAACTGGGCTATGCCCACTCGGTGGAGGTCTGGCAGGCGGGGCGCTTGGTCGGCGGGCTCTACGGGGTGTGTCTGGGTCGCTGTTTTTTCGGCGAATCCATGTTTCACCAAGCGGCCAATGCCTCCAAGGTGGCGCTGGTGGCCCTGGTGCGGCGCCTCAAGGAGCGGGATTTCGAACTGCTCGACTGCCAGATGCCCAGTGATCACCTGCGCTCCCTGGGCGGGCGCGAGATTTCGCGGGAGGAATTTCTCCGGCGCCTGCGGCGCGGCGGCGTCATGCCCTCGACCCATCCCCTGCCGGGCGATTTCGCCTGA